Proteins co-encoded in one Brassica oleracea var. oleracea cultivar TO1000 chromosome C4, BOL, whole genome shotgun sequence genomic window:
- the LOC106339897 gene encoding LOB domain-containing protein 11 — translation MLKMEINGGTSAATPTASAVAVATVKETTTPINSPSPTSLPPPPPLSPQQTVVLSPCAACKILRRRCAEKCVLAPYFPPTDPAKFTIAHRVFGASNIIKFLQELPESQRTDAVNSMVYEAGARMRDPVYGCTGAIYHLQRQVSELQAQLAKTQVELVSMQLQRSDLLELLYKMEQTKLAAQEQGQQNMSFESSFESGDEFISSPDEVTNDLGFLEDNNNNNSSKSWWDPLWT, via the exons ATGCTAAAGATGGAGATCAATGGTGGCACTTCGGCTGCTACACCTACTGCCTCGGCCGTGGCTGTCGCCACCGTGAAAGAAACCACTACTCCCATCAACTCTCCTTCTCCCACTTCTTTACCTCCGCCGCCGCCTCTTTCGCCCCAGCAGACGGTGGTGCTAAGTCCTTGTGCGGCTTGCAAGATACTGCGGCGGAGGTGTGCTGAGAAATGCGTTTTGGCGCCGTATTTTCCTCCGACGGATCCGGCGAAGTTCACAATCGCCCACCGTGTCTTCGGAGCTAGCAACATTATTAAGTTCTTGCAG GAACTTCCAGAATCTCAAAGAACAGATGCCGTTAATAGCATGGTTTATGAAGCAGGAGCTAGGATGAGAGATCCAGTTTACGGTTGCACGGGTGCGATATACCATTTGCAGAGACAAGTGAGTGAACTTCAAGCACAACTTGCGAAAACTCAAGTAGAGCTAGTGAGCATGCAACTGCAAAGATCAGATCTACTGGAATTGTTATATAAAATGGAACAAACAAAGTTAGCAGCACAAGAGCAAGGACAACAAAATATGTCCTTTGAGAGTTCATTTGAAAGTGGCGACGAGTTCATTAGTAGCCCCGACGAAGTGACCAATGATTTGGGATTCCTTGAGGACAACAACAACAATAATTCATCAAAGTCGTGGTGGGATCCGCTTTGGACATGA